The following nucleotide sequence is from Corylus avellana chromosome ca7, CavTom2PMs-1.0.
CGAGCTAACACATCCAATGATCAACTTTATCCAAATATTCGGGAATTCCATTTTGCGCATCACCGCTTCTAAGAAGGCCCACTCCGCTCGgtcataagccttgctcatTTCAAGTTTAATCCCCATATAGCCCACCATACTCCACAATCACGTTTGCATTGAATGGAGAGTTTCATATGCCGTCACTATATTGTCCGAGATTAGACGTCTAGGATTAAAAGCACTCTGGTTGGCAGATATGATATGCGGAAGATTGAGCTTGAGTTGATTTGTGAGGACCTTTGCAATAATTTTGTAGACAACATTACAAAGGTTGATTGGTCTGAAATCAGAAACACACCGTGGGGCTGTCTTTTTTGGAATGAGGGCAATGTGTGTCTCATTGACTCTTTTGTCCATCTCAGATCCATTGAGGAAATGTAAAACAACAGTACATACCTCTTGACCAGCTGTCGACCACTGTTGTTGGTAAAATTCTGCAAAAAAACCATTGGGGCCTAGTGCTTTGAGAGGTGCCATCTGCATCAATGCTTTATATACCTCATCTTCCGTATATGTAGCAGCCAAAGAGAGCTTCATATTGTTCGACAATCTGCCTTCGATAGTGGCTATGCAATCATCTATGCCATGCGGGCCAGCCGATGTAAACAATTCTCAATAAAAATCTATAAAGGCCCGTTCCACTGAAGTTTGTGACGTACAAGTATGACCCAGGCTATTTTCAACTTGCTCAATTCAGTTTCTGCGTTGTCTCTGATTTGCACAGGCGTGAAAAAATTTGGTTTTGCGATCACGATCACGGAACCAATTTTCCTTTACCCTCTGTCGCCATTTGAGCTCCTCTTGTTCCAACAAatcatttatttcttctttcaaGGCCTTTTCTGTATGCATAGATGCCGAAGTTGCCTCCTCTTGAAGTTTCTGTAACTCTATAGCTTTTGCTAGGATTTGTTTCTTGGTTGGTGGCTTCTGTTTTTGGACCCACTGCTTGATGACTCGCTGACAACCTTGTTGCTTGCTTCTGAATACCTTCCATGGATCTGTGCTCAGACTTCTAGTAGCCCACAAATCTTGAACCTTTTTAAAATTCGCACATTTGGACCATCCAGCTTTGTACCGGAAGGGTCGCCATCTTTTCGCAGCTGACGTCCCCAATTTGCTCATACTTAGAAGTAATGGAAGATGGTCTAAACTGCAGCAAGTTAGTACATCAACACCCGCATCCCTCTAGACTTCACTCCATTCCATATTAGCCACTACCCTATccaatctttccaatatgtttTCTTTCCCGGGACAACCATTATTCCATGTGAATCTTGGGCCTTTAAACCCCAGGTCATGGAGACTGCAGTCCTCTAAGGCATGCTTAAACTCTTCCATTTGTCCCCTTGGTCGGGCTATCATTCCTTTTTTCTCTGACTGActcacaatttcattaaaatccccGACACATACCCAAGGGGTGAGTTGAAAAGACTTAAGGTGTCAAAGCAAATCCcactattcttttctttttccggTCATCGGGTGTCCATTGAACTCAGTGAATTTCCAATCGGGCCAAATCCCCCAACTAATAATCACCGCATTAATATGATGGCGGCTGAAATTTTGAgtattaacaataaaattatccttccaaAGCAAAGTAAACCTTCACTTCAACCCACACAATCCACACCAAACATATAATCAAATCCCAATTTTATTCGAATAAAGTCACATTTATTAGCAAACATTTTGGTTTCCATCAAGAAAACCATATCAGGCTTTTTTCCCTTCACCAAACGGCGAAGGTTCCGAACTGTCTGAGGGTTCTCAAGCCCTCGGCATTTCCAACTTAATACATTCATTGGGATTGGCGGGGCTGCAAAGCAGCCTCCGCCAGAACATTATTCTCATTGCTAACAGCAGAGTTTGAAACCTTTACACGTTTCCTTCCAGCAGATGCTCTCTAGTCCAAAGAAGCCTGCCCATATTCCATCCACAAGCCTTCGTCATTTTCAGCTACTGCACGTCCCCTTCGTTTGCCACCCTTCTACTGAGTTAGGCCGGGTGAAACTGCATGGGTCTTCTCTCTTTTTGGTGTGGGCTATGGGACAACTGTCTTGCCTTTGGTGCATGGCCTAGTTGAATGAGAGACAGCCACATGTCTAGAAGAGGGTGATGTGGTTTACTGAAATTTCCAGCTGGCCACGTCGATTCCTTGTTCCCCTCCACAAGATTCCATTCCATTTGCTCTTTAATGTGGTTCCATTGGCCCCATGTAAAAATTTCCATAATTTTTATGCTTCTCCTTCCTCATAAGGTGCTCCCAATTTTGAAATTATCTCTTCTTGACTTTTGCCAGAATCTACATTAGCATCTTTTTGGGTAAGAAAATTGCTAGCACTAAATTCCTTGAAGCTCCTATCTCCAACGCGtgccttctttccttttttggaGATGTTTACTACTTCTTCATTTGCTCGTTGTGGAGCCGTTTGATGATGCTTGATTCCCATTATTTCCTCACCCTCCATTATTGGTGGATTTTGATCCTACAAGTCATCGCTTCTTCTTTCCTTATAAGGAGCATTCAAATTTTCTTTGTAAGGCAACTCCTCACTGTCTCTTCCGAAATCATCGCTATCCAACTCATTGACAAAAAATCTTACACCAATTTCGCCCCATCGGTAGCGATTCCAGATTTCACGTTGCATGCATGGCGGCCATCTAGCCCGTCATTGTTGCGTGCGAATTGTTTTCGTATTTTGTCATGGGCAGTAGGTCCCACCGACGCTGTGGCCAGTGATCGATAGTCTCATTTCCCCATCCCCGGTGCATAACGGCAGCCAATTCTCTGATTCACAAGCGTAGCTTTTCCAGCCAAGCTTGGCTAGGAGGGACTCGGATCCATGAACATTACTCAAGGTCTGACCTGTCTCCTTGTTTCCCCTTCCCGTCCCCTTTCAAGCAACCTTGAGGACCATGGCTAATGACCCCACAACTAAAGCAGAATTTTCGAACCTTTTTGTATTGGAAAGGCACCCAATAAGATTTGTCTTTCAGCTTCAAAGTACGTCCCCTCGGAATTGGCTTTGCTAGATTTACATGCACACGAACACGTAGATACTTGCCCCAGCCCGTTCCATCTACGTCGGTATCAACATCTTCCACTTTCCCAACTGTGGCTTCTAGCTTAAAACCCATCTCCCTTTCCGTACAGACCATCGGGAGATCGTACATTCTGATCCAAAATGCAGctgaatcaaatttcatacGACTAGGCGGTGTAAGCCCATCCAGCTCTTCCACCAAGAACAATTGACCCTCAAAAATCCATGGTTGTCCTTCCAAAACTCGTGATCTATTCCAAGAATGTTGAAAATCTAGGAGGAATAAATTTTCCCCTAGAACTTTGAAATGTAAGGATCCCGTCGGCTTCCACCCCTTGATAAGGGTAGAGTGAATATAGTCCTTCCCAATGATCTTGTCGGCTATAAGTTTGCCCACAAGCCAAGATTGGCTCCTTGATTCCAATACCTCAACAACACTGTCAATGGCTTCCACTCCAACACTCTCCTCTTCCGACAAGGAGAAGTTCCCCCATTTCCTTATTAGTTCATCAGCCATTGTTTTCAACGGGGAATAAACTTCGTTAACAAGAAGACAAAGCTTGCTTTGACCTCTCCTCCCTTCACGAGTTCCAGATGAAAAGTTGCAAAAATCTTCTTCTCCTCTAGGGTTGCAGCGGCGccctagagaaaaaaaaaaggggggcgATATAGCAAATTTTTAGTAATCTTGTATCATTAGCATGGATATAAAAGACAATGCATTTTGTCCTATTGACACTCTCTTCTGCTTGTTTGACATAAGCCTTTGAATTTCACTCTTGAAAGTGGGCTTTAATTAGTACCAAGGGTGTGAGTGCACAATGCAATTAATCTAAATAAGACGTGTTGAAATTGCTTGAGCCATTTTTTGATGATGGGCCTGGTCCATTGGAAATGGGTCAAAAATAGTCGGCTAAGAGGCCATGCGACTCCCCTGGTAGCCTGGCAGGCTATTGCGTTAGTATTAATACCTCATCTACTTGCCACTATTTTCCACTTGCTGATGCTTGTTGGAAAGCAAGATGTAGCCCTTTATCCTTTTAATGGTGACATGGCTACCACTCTGGCACTGTCTCATTTGGTCGTATATATGTAAGTTGTTGGGGGTCTGGGTGAAAAATGCTATAATGGTTGGTGGAGGCCCAGAAATTAATGGACCCTGAAAAGGGCTCACTCTTCAGAAAAGTCCAACTAGTCCTTAGGTATCATGAAGGCCTGTCGGTTTTAGATGGCCATACAACTCAGTGACCCAATGACCCAATGGCCCAAATAATCGTCAAGATCTACCCTCCTAGCTAGCCACAAAGATCCGGACGCCCCTTTGCCAAAGGGAAGTTATTAAGCGGACAATTTTCCCTCTAACGACTTATTTAACCGAATTCTCATGCCTAATTGGCCTAATGATAGAGCCGCCCTTAGTTGGAATATCAGTTATAcatgtttaaaaaatgcattAGATTTCACACGAAAATTATAGGCCATGGCAAGTGTGCCTAAAAGGTCAACACAACTATGACAATAGTAGAGTTTCTAAGCGAAAGATGATTCCTCATGAAGCAATAAAAGTTTTTCCAACTTTTTCAATGTAGGATAAAATGAAGAGTAATGGCTGTAATGCTACTCGTGCTATTCTGCACATTAGATTTTCACATCAGCTTCAAACTGGTTAATATgatgtgttttaagtaattttttatgttaGCCACTTAAAACCTGTCACATTAACCGATATGAAAatctaatatgaaaaataacattacactaaaatgaaaattgttttcttctttcctaTTCTGTTTCTTTTGCATGTCGGGTGTGCTCCCAATTCTCATGTATTATGTacttaaatctttttttttaatagtaataagAATTGATCAATGTGATTCAAAGGTAACAAGAATTTTAAGCtttgttttgaagaaaaaaaaaagtaaaaaaaaaaaaaaaaattgtttatcaaagtgaaaaaaaaaagaaaagaaaagagtttgacaattttttttttaatttaaaataaaaataaaaattgttaccAAACATTACAAGGGTCCTACGCCCGTGTTTCGCAACAGGCGCCGCCAGGTGGGCAGTGTCACCCACCAAGATGAGAGTTGAGTGGACAAATCCTTGACGGGATTcttgtgaagaaattttgggaATATCTGTGGACTATTTGTGCATCCACTATGATTTTGTGGGATATTCCACGAGATGCAATGATAAAAGGCAAGGATAACTTAATTTATCTATtaatccaccaaaaaaaaaacttactttatctattatatatgtaaaaagTATGAATTAGTGTTTctatacaaagaaaaagaaaaagcatgaCTTAGTTTAtctataaacaaataaaaagcgAAAAAGGATTACTTACTttatctataaattttttttttttaaaaaaaaaagaatgactTACTTTATCagtttatctaaaaaaaaaattaaaaaaattaaaaagaaaaaaagataataactTACATTGAGAAGCTAAATTAAAGGCCACTTTCCGTTTGTGTGTGATATACATAAGGTCGGCATTGGTTTGGTTGGTGTTAAGGGTATTTTTACCTATTGATTCGTGAAAGTTGGTTAAGTTAGTGATGCAAATCAGACCCTATTCGCACACCTCCTGGTACTGTGCTCGatcttgcgatcgagcgctcgatcgcacatgtaaCTGCGCTCGAGCATACACGGGAGGCTTATGTtattttttcccattttattattttctagccaactttatgttgttgttttattagggttagggtttttggagtctttatttcgttattttattaggtttaggattttggggtatttatgtcatattttattaggtttagggttttgggctataaatatatgcttatagcttCCATAAAAAAgcagttgttgtttattattgattttaataaatgagaatACTAAGAATTGAGTTCATtcatcttttccttcaaaacttagagagtatctagttttgtcaagaagatttcttagatcattgatagaaaaAAGATCTAGAAGTATCTATCTGCTGGTTATTGGTGTTATTCgttgcagcccactaagtcacgttgTATCAGTTAGTTAGTTAATCAACTTcatatcgaaaaaaaaaaaaatttcgactTTTTTGGATTAATAGGTTAATTGGTGGTCGGTTAAAttataagtttttatgttaagatttatgaACTTCTTTGTAACTACAGAATCATTAAAGCATATGCtttacaaatgaaaataaaaagtaaattcatggaacacaaaccaaaatgaaaattataaattagctagacaaacacaataaaaaaaacctacaagataaaattcaaattttacgTGAAAAATCGGTTAATTGTTGATATTACCTTCCGAACTGAAACGATATCAAAACAAGGGAGTTTTCACCAATAGGCACACGCAGTGGAAATGATCTATttctctttgtgcaaattaaattgTCAATGTAATACCAAATAACAACTCACCAATAAGGTAGAGAAATAAATCAAACAACCCACAATCAAGACACCACCAcatatttttcatgaaaaatccTTAGCTATGAAGGAAAAAATCACATGACATAGTCTAGTTAAACCTCTCACCATCCATAATAGTGAGTTTACAAGTGTCTTCTCAAGAACAATATCTAGAGGCTACCAACACATGAAGaatacattatttatttatttattaaaacataaatttgctATTCCAATAGTGAATTTAAACCagagcaataaaaaaaaaatagtttcatTGAGCATAAACAATTGAGCAATTATTGAGAAAAGTCAACGACCAACACCATTCAACACTAAACTTTtatcgtaaaaaaaaaaaaaaaaaaaaaaaaaaaaaaaaaaaaaaaaaccctaaaatgatCGTCTCTATTTCAAAGGAAATAGAGGCGAACCAATTAGGCAAAACAAGAAGGCAAAAATagtcttaaaaaacttaaaaacaccATTTTACCCTCATATAATACACTAACCAATTCCTCTCGATTCCCAAAAAGATCATAataaaatttagggttaaataccttattcattCATGTGatttaatttctctattttttgatccttaggatttattttttatcacagaaggtcCCTTTGATTTGCCTAAAGACAGAAATGGTCCCTTCTTGCCAAAATTTGACGAAATGTCACGTCAGTATCAATCACAGTTTAACactagttttaaaaaaatgattggggGTGATTGTATcctccttggccatttgggagtGGGCTTTGGTCATTTTGGGGTGGTTGACCACCTCCTTTGGCAATGGAGGTGCCCGCTCCATCCCAAGGGTTTTTTggctaaaaattttttttccacgTGCTAAACTGTGATTGGTAGTGACATggcaaaattttaacaaatggaCCATTTATATCTTTAGACAAATCAAAAGGACTTCacataatcaaaagtaaactctaAAAGATTGACCGGAATAAGGTACCA
It contains:
- the LOC132188022 gene encoding uncharacterized protein LOC132188022, which encodes MADELIRKWGNFSLSEEESVGVEAIDSVVEVLESRSQSWLVGKLIADKIIGKDYIHSTLIKGWKPTGSLHFKVLGENLFLLDFQHSWNRSRVLEGQPWIFEGQLFLVEELDGLTPPSRMKFDSAAFWIRMYDLPMVCTEREMGFKLEATVGKVEDVDTDVDGTGWGKYLRVRVHVNLAKPIPRGRTLKLKDKSYWVPFQYKKVRKFCFSCGVISHGPQGCLKGDGKGKQGDRSDLE